Proteins encoded together in one Bombus pascuorum chromosome 16, iyBomPasc1.1, whole genome shotgun sequence window:
- the LOC132915315 gene encoding baculoviral IAP repeat-containing protein 2-like: MLPMQTINPMSSVPSTSRGIQERCDLRFETARLLTFRNWPVYVAIPLAAAGFFYTGTSNTIKCFVCQVKLNYRLEPNTPMQIHKAYSPECGFVRNQNCGNVPMKRQSRLGSRTVSKEANSKYDTYESRLGTFATWPNTYTKSEELADAGFYFNGVNDTVVCHHCGIAMDNWSPGEDPWNRHAISSPGCCYTIKARGLEYIKNVTGQDFYETPTEARIETTVGNHERSHDENETDEMTLVEKCAALEQENQELEDARSCKVCMRREATIAFLPCGHLATCNYCAPAFLKCIICREEVKAVVRIASA; encoded by the exons ATGTTGCCGATGCAAACGATTAATCCAATGTCGTCGGTTCCATCGACGTCGCGTGGCATTCAAGAACGATGTGATCTTCGTTTCGAAACAGCAAGACTCTTGACTTTTCGAAACTGGCCTGTATATGTTGCCATTCCCCTTGCAGCAGCAGGATTCTTTTATACGGGCACATCGAATacaatcaaatgtttcgtgtgTCAAGTGAAGTTAAATTACCGTTTAGAGCCTAATACTCCCATGCAAATTCACAAGGCATATTCACCAGAGTGCGGATTCGTCCGCAATCAAAATTGCGGCAATGTGCCAATGAAAAGACAGAGCCGCTTGGGATCAAGAACAGTCAGCAAAGaagcaaattcgaaatatGATACTTACGAATCCAGATTAGGCACATTCGCAACATGGCctaatacatatacaaaaagTGAAGAATTAGCCGATGCAGGCTTCTACTTCAACGGAGTAAATGATACGGTTGTCTGTCACCATTGTGGAATTGCTATGGACAATTGGAGTCCAGGAGAAGACCCGTGGAATCGACATGCAATTTCGTCTCCTGGATGTTGTTATACAATCAAAGCACGGGGTttggaatatattaagaatgtaACAGGCCAAGACTTTTACGAAACTCCTACAGAA gcaCGAATAGAAACTACAGTTGGCAATCATGAGAGATCccatgatgaaaatgaaactgacGAGATGACTCTCGTTGAGAAATGTG CTGCTCTGGAACAAGAAAATCAGGAATTGGAGGATGCTCGATCGTGTAAAGTTTGCATGAGACGAGAAGCAACAATTGCATTCCTACCTTGCGGACATCTCGCAACATGTAATTATTGCGCCCCTGCTTTTCTGAAATGCATAATTTGCCGGGAAGAAGTTAAAGCTGTAGTTCGTATAGCTTCTGCTTAA